The Clostridiaceae bacterium HFYG-1003 genome includes a window with the following:
- the srtB gene encoding class B sortase has translation MNKTVRWLVILTAGLMIGLSGFQLYSIISEYAAGESGYDQLTSQFVRLESSTQPRRNQSSEANPSESHPENPVQVDLPALALLYPDVVGWIYSDNGKINYPIVRGKDNQQYLHRMVDGTENKAGSIFMDSRNQAAFSDYHTILYGHNMKNDSMFGTLPDYSKPGYFEVHPMMWLITPNITFRLDLFAGFVTPADSDTYQLISDAGDLPGFIQAMKARSEFQSPISTEAAGQIVTLSTCAYDFDEARYVVLAMMTPVQ, from the coding sequence ATGAATAAGACCGTGCGATGGCTGGTGATCCTGACGGCAGGACTCATGATTGGCTTGTCTGGATTTCAGCTGTACTCAATCATCTCTGAATATGCGGCAGGGGAAAGTGGATATGATCAGCTGACCAGCCAATTTGTCCGCTTGGAATCCAGCACGCAGCCGAGAAGGAATCAATCATCGGAAGCAAACCCTTCCGAGAGTCATCCCGAAAACCCTGTCCAGGTGGATCTGCCGGCTCTGGCATTGCTTTATCCGGATGTTGTTGGCTGGATTTACAGTGATAACGGAAAAATCAATTACCCGATCGTCCGAGGAAAAGATAATCAACAATACCTTCACCGTATGGTGGACGGGACTGAGAATAAAGCCGGCAGCATTTTTATGGATTCTCGCAATCAGGCTGCTTTCAGTGATTATCACACGATCCTCTACGGGCATAATATGAAGAATGACTCGATGTTCGGAACTCTGCCTGACTACTCGAAACCGGGTTATTTTGAGGTCCATCCCATGATGTGGCTCATTACTCCGAACATTACCTTTCGGCTGGATCTGTTTGCCGGATTTGTGACCCCGGCTGACTCTGATACGTATCAGCTGATCTCTGATGCCGGGGACTTGCCGGGATTTATACAGGCCATGAAGGCCCGATCAGAGTTTCAAAGTCCTATCTCCACAGAGGCCGCTGGTCAGATCGTAACCCTGTCCACCTGTGCTTATGACTTTGATGAGGCGCGCTATGTTGTTCTGGCCATGATGACGCCTGTCCAGTAA